A region from the Flavobacteriales bacterium genome encodes:
- a CDS encoding glycosyltransferase translates to MSTLRTVIVSPNRDAWSETFIRAHIERLPGEHLVLTDGFLPKRYEDGSAIMDIHGFAKFMRSIRLRSGSTWDREHAKSVLAVVKAYAPEVVLAEYGPTGSAMLPICRRLGIPMVVHFHGVDAFSTKLLDEQDNYRAVLSEAAAIIAVSREMEEQLLSLGAPRERLHYNCYGIDIERFAVGAPARAPKQFVAIGRFVEKKAPLLTLRAFHQAWLKDTEIRLTIIGDGPLKAECEAFVQANGLAQAVTFTGVLAHTEVANILRGARAFVQHSIVSGDNDHEGTPLAVLEAMATGIPVIATRHAGIPDVVHDGVHGLLCAEHDVETMALNMLALAADAALAGRMGADGRANVEAHYTMRHTIEGLQRILLGVAR, encoded by the coding sequence ATGAGCACGCTCCGCACCGTCATCGTTTCGCCCAACCGCGACGCCTGGAGCGAGACCTTCATCCGCGCGCACATCGAACGGTTGCCAGGTGAACACCTCGTCCTCACCGATGGCTTCCTGCCAAAGCGATATGAAGACGGCAGCGCCATCATGGACATCCACGGCTTCGCCAAGTTCATGCGCAGCATTCGGTTGCGTTCGGGCAGCACTTGGGACCGTGAGCATGCCAAGAGCGTCCTCGCCGTCGTAAAGGCCTACGCCCCGGAAGTAGTGCTGGCGGAATACGGCCCCACAGGCTCCGCAATGTTGCCGATCTGCCGCCGGTTGGGAATTCCAATGGTTGTCCATTTCCACGGCGTCGATGCCTTCAGCACGAAACTGCTGGACGAACAGGACAACTACCGCGCGGTGCTGAGCGAAGCCGCAGCCATCATTGCCGTGAGCCGCGAGATGGAGGAGCAGTTGCTCTCGCTCGGGGCACCGCGCGAACGGCTGCATTACAACTGCTACGGCATCGACATCGAGCGCTTCGCCGTGGGCGCTCCTGCCCGTGCGCCGAAGCAGTTCGTTGCCATTGGCCGGTTCGTGGAGAAGAAGGCCCCTTTGCTCACGTTGCGCGCTTTCCATCAGGCTTGGCTGAAGGACACGGAGATCCGGCTGACCATCATCGGCGATGGACCCTTGAAAGCGGAGTGCGAAGCGTTCGTTCAAGCCAACGGGCTGGCACAGGCCGTGACGTTCACGGGTGTGCTTGCCCACACGGAAGTAGCGAACATCCTGCGAGGCGCGCGGGCCTTCGTCCAGCACAGCATCGTCAGCGGCGACAACGACCACGAAGGCACTCCACTGGCCGTGCTGGAAGCCATGGCCACCGGCATTCCGGTCATTGCAACGCGGCACGCAGGCATTCCGGATGTGGTGCACGATGGCGTGCATGGCCTGCTCTGCGCCGAGCACGATGTGGAAACCATGGCGTTGAACATGCTCGCGCTGGCCGCTGATGCCGCCTTGGCCGGTCGTATGGGTGCCGATGGTCGCGCCAACGTGGAAGCGCACTACACCATGCGGCACACCATCGAGGGTTTGCAACGCATCCTGCTGGGCGTTGCACGGTGA
- a CDS encoding glycosyltransferase family 4 protein has protein sequence MRLATFTHYAELYGANRSLLEVLLELRAQGMLQPLVVVPKEGPLTARLEEEGVPYLIAPFEPWMSERYYGGRLHHMVGQWLRHTRAASARKRKSLQALNDVLPRLREWKPDVVHSNSLAVSIGWRAAAALGKPHVWHAREFPEQHYGLTHDAGRSAYSKALRSAARVVAISQALKDDLLRFGLDASRIDVVPNGVFRSTTYAGLSTRPRQPDPGHFTFFQMGLLHPSKGQTETVEALALVRKEFPEARLIIAGTGRDKALRAAIVRTGQQGAVQLAGFVDDPISAMLRCDAFISASRWEAFGRAMVEAMACRLPVIGHASGGTPEVVQDGVNGHLFSRDSRDLSQAMLKLLRDREGARTMGERAHLSARERFTVEASAAAFARSLEQARNA, from the coding sequence ATGCGCTTGGCAACCTTCACGCACTACGCCGAGCTCTACGGCGCCAACCGCAGCTTGCTCGAGGTGCTCTTGGAATTGCGGGCACAAGGCATGCTGCAGCCGCTGGTGGTGGTCCCGAAAGAGGGCCCATTGACCGCTCGACTGGAAGAGGAAGGGGTGCCGTACCTCATTGCGCCGTTCGAGCCCTGGATGAGCGAACGTTACTACGGGGGTCGGCTCCATCACATGGTCGGTCAATGGCTGCGGCATACGCGCGCGGCCAGTGCGCGGAAACGCAAGAGCTTGCAGGCACTGAACGATGTGCTGCCGAGGCTCCGCGAATGGAAGCCGGATGTCGTGCACAGCAACAGTCTTGCGGTGAGCATCGGCTGGCGTGCAGCAGCGGCGCTGGGCAAGCCGCATGTGTGGCACGCGCGCGAATTCCCCGAGCAGCACTACGGGCTCACCCACGATGCTGGTCGATCGGCCTATTCGAAAGCGCTGCGTTCCGCCGCCCGCGTTGTTGCCATTTCGCAGGCGCTGAAGGATGATCTCCTGCGGTTCGGCCTGGATGCGTCGCGCATCGATGTGGTCCCGAACGGTGTGTTCAGGAGCACCACGTACGCGGGCCTTTCCACACGGCCGCGCCAACCGGACCCGGGGCATTTCACCTTCTTCCAGATGGGTTTGCTGCACCCGAGCAAAGGCCAGACGGAAACCGTGGAAGCCCTTGCGCTCGTGCGGAAGGAATTCCCCGAAGCGCGGCTCATCATCGCAGGAACAGGTCGCGACAAGGCCTTGCGTGCCGCCATTGTCCGCACCGGTCAGCAGGGTGCCGTGCAGCTCGCGGGTTTTGTTGATGACCCCATCAGTGCAATGCTCCGCTGCGATGCGTTCATCTCCGCTTCGCGCTGGGAAGCGTTCGGTCGTGCAATGGTGGAAGCCATGGCCTGCAGGCTTCCTGTGATCGGCCACGCCAGCGGTGGCACGCCCGAGGTGGTGCAGGACGGCGTGAACGGCCATCTCTTCAGCCGCGATTCCCGCGACCTGTCGCAAGCCATGCTGAAGTTGTTGCGCGACCGTGAAGGCGCACGGACAATGGGCGAACGCGCGCATCTTTCGGCGCGGGAGCGCTTCACCGTTGAAGCCAGTGCTGCAGCTTTCGCACGATCATTGGAGCAAGCCCGGAACGCATGA
- a CDS encoding glycosyltransferase, with amino-acid sequence MSTLPRITVITPSFQQARYLEECILSVADQGYPDVEHIVVDGGSTDGSRDVLVKHAAKLKWWCCEKDNGQSDAINKGLAHGTGQVFTWVNSDDSLTPGALKKVGEAFAADASLRVFGGRVIHSDKHGHRVFDRLNDADDAARLFSDPVINQPATYYKTDVVRAIGGVDAALRYVMDVELWWQHVLRNGTQHMRFDPVELAVFRLHDASKTITSHERFLDEMATLLHDLCVGTAQGELADIFPLGHRMVEGLRGLPADVKHKDIVRRMAVTFLLKWHGTIHRHDDFRMMKALLKLKPWATTELTPDQELRVQQLRKQLLVPSWNLFRTRRKLRSLLR; translated from the coding sequence ATGAGCACGCTGCCCCGCATCACCGTCATCACGCCCAGCTTCCAGCAGGCGCGTTACCTGGAGGAGTGCATCCTCTCGGTTGCGGACCAGGGCTATCCGGATGTGGAGCACATCGTGGTGGACGGCGGTAGCACGGACGGCAGCCGTGATGTGCTGGTGAAGCACGCGGCCAAGTTGAAGTGGTGGTGCTGCGAGAAGGACAACGGCCAGAGCGACGCCATCAACAAGGGCTTGGCACATGGCACCGGACAGGTCTTCACGTGGGTGAACAGCGACGACTCTTTGACACCGGGCGCCTTGAAGAAAGTGGGGGAGGCCTTTGCGGCCGATGCTTCCTTGCGCGTCTTCGGCGGCCGCGTTATCCACAGCGACAAGCACGGGCACCGGGTCTTCGATCGGTTGAACGATGCCGATGATGCTGCGCGTTTGTTCAGCGATCCCGTCATCAACCAGCCGGCCACGTACTACAAGACGGACGTGGTGCGTGCCATCGGTGGTGTTGACGCGGCATTGCGGTACGTCATGGACGTTGAGCTGTGGTGGCAGCACGTGCTGCGCAACGGCACCCAGCACATGCGCTTCGATCCGGTGGAGCTGGCCGTGTTCCGTTTGCACGATGCCAGCAAGACCATCACCAGCCACGAACGGTTCCTGGATGAGATGGCCACCTTGCTGCACGATCTCTGCGTGGGCACCGCACAAGGCGAACTGGCCGACATCTTCCCCCTCGGCCATCGCATGGTCGAAGGTTTGCGCGGGCTTCCCGCTGACGTGAAGCACAAGGACATCGTGCGCCGCATGGCCGTCACCTTCCTGCTCAAGTGGCACGGCACCATCCACCGCCACGACGACTTCCGCATGATGAAGGCGTTGTTGAAGCTGAAGCCTTGGGCCACCACGGAGCTTACGCCAGATCAGGAACTACGTGTGCAGCAGCTGCGCAAACAGTTGCTCGTGCCGTCGTGGAACCTCTTCCGCACGCGCCGCAAGCTGCGCAGTCTGTTGCGATGA
- a CDS encoding glycosyltransferase family 2 protein, with amino-acid sequence MKVSVLMPVYNKAPFVKEAINSVLQGSFQDFEIVCVDDKSTDNSLDVLRGIGDPRIRIIELPKNLGPAGAANRCLDEARGAYLVRLDADDLAVTDRLAKQVAFMDAHQDIVASGGHLQLFGARDRLWKFPIGHDDCVANLLFGVPVSQGASIMRRSVIEQHGLRYDPSWPRVGEDWLFWLRVSRVGRFGNLDEAMTLYRRGAQNISHGRDKSEDFADITRRAFAFFGLPLTEEQLELHLLAGKIFRRTPDAAMVKALRAWLNELLELNAERGLFPPAAFKHRLETAWDELFHFLADRSAGAAMAHLRISGRWPLDRLSYLLKRRAKAILRR; translated from the coding sequence ATGAAGGTTTCGGTCCTCATGCCGGTGTACAACAAGGCGCCTTTCGTGAAGGAAGCCATCAACAGTGTCCTGCAAGGCAGTTTCCAGGACTTCGAGATCGTGTGCGTGGACGACAAGAGCACGGACAACAGCCTGGACGTGCTGCGCGGGATCGGTGATCCGCGCATCCGCATCATCGAACTGCCGAAGAACCTCGGGCCCGCTGGTGCGGCCAACCGATGCTTGGACGAAGCGCGAGGCGCGTACTTGGTCCGCTTGGATGCGGACGACCTGGCCGTGACCGATCGCCTCGCGAAGCAGGTGGCTTTCATGGACGCACATCAGGATATCGTTGCCAGTGGAGGCCACTTGCAGTTGTTCGGAGCACGCGACCGCCTGTGGAAGTTCCCCATTGGGCACGATGACTGCGTGGCCAATCTGCTGTTCGGAGTGCCGGTAAGCCAGGGCGCGAGCATCATGCGACGCTCGGTGATCGAGCAGCATGGATTGCGCTACGATCCATCGTGGCCGCGCGTTGGCGAGGACTGGTTGTTCTGGTTGCGCGTGTCGCGCGTGGGCCGCTTCGGCAACCTCGATGAAGCCATGACCCTCTACCGGCGGGGCGCGCAGAACATCAGTCACGGGCGCGACAAGTCCGAGGACTTCGCCGATATCACGCGGCGCGCTTTCGCCTTCTTCGGGCTGCCACTGACGGAAGAACAGCTCGAACTGCACCTGCTCGCGGGCAAGATCTTCAGGCGAACTCCTGACGCCGCCATGGTGAAGGCTCTTCGGGCATGGTTGAATGAACTGCTCGAACTCAACGCTGAACGCGGGCTCTTTCCCCCGGCCGCCTTCAAGCACCGCCTGGAAACAGCTTGGGACGAGCTCTTCCATTTCCTGGCGGACCGCAGCGCCGGTGCGGCCATGGCCCACCTGCGCATCTCCGGGCGTTGGCCGCTGGACCGCTTGAGCTACCTGCTCAAGCGCCGCGCGAAAGCGATCTTGCGGCGCTGA
- a CDS encoding glycosyltransferase — MPKELWLFTVSYPYGTNEAFLTNELPVLAKRFDKVVLFPLLGKGEANPLPPNVEVRHILGDPYRAASFGEVFGHSGAFWKLLRTSIASAPSFGAVRRRWPDLRSRSRQALARAIALKKELGAAYDPRHVVLYSFWTADWATALGLWKCMDPRVRFRSRMMGFDMYAHRAKEGWQMFQRFQVQQAEGLHPISGDGLGNMVKAHPGHAGKFALSYLATADRGVAPWQPADVLRVVSCSNLVELKRVHLIAEALCTCKVPVQWTHFGDGPERAKVETVLAAAPAHVKATLMGSRPNAEVIAWYQQHPVDVFIHLSRTEGGAPVALQEAASFGIPLIGADAGGVREVVGEHTGVLLPNAVDIAEVARLLEGWKNGPRYSERARAGVRAAWRARFDAEVVYNAFADILLKT; from the coding sequence ATGCCCAAAGAACTCTGGTTGTTCACGGTGAGCTATCCGTACGGAACGAACGAAGCGTTCCTGACCAACGAGCTGCCCGTGCTGGCCAAGCGGTTCGACAAAGTGGTTCTGTTCCCCCTACTGGGCAAGGGCGAAGCGAACCCGCTGCCGCCGAACGTGGAGGTGCGGCACATCCTGGGAGATCCGTACCGTGCTGCCTCGTTTGGTGAGGTGTTCGGTCATTCCGGTGCGTTCTGGAAGTTGCTGCGGACCAGCATTGCTTCCGCACCGTCGTTCGGAGCGGTGCGGCGCCGGTGGCCCGATCTGCGAAGCCGATCACGGCAAGCCTTGGCGCGTGCGATCGCGTTGAAGAAGGAGCTCGGCGCTGCCTACGACCCGCGGCACGTTGTGCTTTACTCGTTCTGGACGGCGGACTGGGCCACGGCGCTCGGGCTGTGGAAGTGCATGGATCCGCGCGTGCGTTTCCGCAGCCGCATGATGGGCTTCGACATGTATGCGCACCGGGCCAAGGAGGGTTGGCAGATGTTCCAGCGCTTCCAGGTGCAACAGGCGGAAGGCCTGCATCCGATCAGCGGGGATGGCCTAGGTAACATGGTGAAGGCACATCCGGGGCATGCAGGCAAGTTCGCGCTGAGCTACTTGGCCACGGCCGATCGTGGCGTTGCACCATGGCAGCCTGCTGATGTACTTCGTGTGGTGTCGTGCAGCAACTTGGTGGAGCTGAAGCGCGTGCACCTGATCGCGGAAGCCTTGTGCACGTGCAAGGTGCCGGTGCAATGGACGCATTTCGGCGACGGCCCGGAGCGCGCGAAGGTTGAAACTGTGCTGGCAGCCGCTCCCGCGCATGTGAAGGCAACACTGATGGGCAGCAGGCCGAATGCTGAAGTGATCGCTTGGTACCAGCAGCACCCGGTGGATGTGTTCATCCACCTGAGCCGCACGGAAGGTGGCGCGCCGGTGGCGTTGCAAGAAGCGGCCAGTTTCGGCATACCGCTCATCGGTGCTGATGCGGGCGGGGTTAGGGAGGTGGTGGGTGAACACACCGGGGTGTTGTTGCCCAATGCAGTGGACATTGCGGAAGTCGCGCGTTTGCTGGAAGGGTGGAAGAACGGGCCTCGGTATTCCGAGCGCGCGCGCGCTGGTGTGCGCGCAGCGTGGCGCGCGCGCTTCGATGCGGAAGTGGTGTACAATGCGTTCGCAGACATTCTGTTGAAGACTTGA
- a CDS encoding glycosyltransferase translates to MASSRNLLLFTMRFPYGKGEAYLENELPVLAKRFTSIAVMPLFAEGGAHRDLPANTRTEVLVNDPYKPIGVLGFLKHRTVWNELVDGIRRSAPTKEVFNRRWTSEIRPRMRQALHRAILLKKAVEQGKLNLHDAVIYSYWAYDWPIAFAFLQRMLPDVKFVTRMHGFDLYADREPDGWPAFRDLVMSHASAVHVPSLAGMEHLKATAPQHAHKLVLSRMGTTDHGMAPWAPSDAIRLVSCSNLYPLKRVDLIIAALKHIDRPVRWTHFGEGPEMDRLRAIARELPTNVSADFRGAVANADLMQWYNENPVDLFVHMSASEGGIPVALQEAASFGIPLLAADAGGVCEIVDDRCGVLLRSDPAPEEIGTAVLRCCSAPYAMDAFRKGVRERWAVDFRAEDNFARLCDHLLAAEMN, encoded by the coding sequence ATGGCTTCATCGCGCAACCTCCTGCTCTTCACCATGCGCTTTCCTTACGGGAAGGGTGAAGCGTATTTGGAGAACGAGCTGCCGGTGCTGGCGAAGCGGTTCACCTCCATTGCCGTAATGCCTCTTTTCGCAGAGGGCGGAGCACATCGCGATCTACCGGCGAACACAAGGACCGAGGTGCTGGTGAACGATCCTTACAAGCCGATCGGGGTATTGGGTTTTCTGAAGCACCGCACGGTGTGGAACGAACTGGTGGATGGGATCCGCCGGAGCGCGCCAACCAAGGAGGTGTTCAACAGGCGTTGGACTTCGGAGATCCGGCCAAGGATGCGTCAGGCTTTGCACCGCGCGATCCTTTTGAAGAAGGCCGTTGAGCAGGGTAAGCTCAACCTGCACGACGCGGTCATCTACAGCTACTGGGCCTACGATTGGCCCATCGCCTTCGCCTTCCTGCAGCGCATGCTGCCGGACGTCAAGTTCGTCACGCGCATGCACGGCTTCGACCTGTACGCCGATCGCGAACCCGACGGTTGGCCAGCCTTCCGCGACCTGGTGATGTCGCATGCTTCGGCGGTGCACGTTCCAAGCCTCGCTGGTATGGAGCATCTGAAGGCCACCGCCCCGCAACACGCGCACAAGCTCGTGCTGAGCCGCATGGGCACCACTGATCATGGCATGGCTCCGTGGGCGCCGAGCGATGCGATCCGTTTGGTTTCGTGCAGCAACCTCTATCCGCTCAAGCGTGTCGATCTCATCATCGCGGCATTGAAGCACATCGACCGCCCGGTGCGGTGGACGCATTTCGGCGAAGGGCCGGAAATGGACAGGCTGCGAGCAATCGCCCGGGAGCTGCCAACCAACGTTTCCGCTGACTTCCGTGGGGCGGTCGCCAACGCGGACCTGATGCAGTGGTATAACGAGAACCCCGTTGATCTTTTCGTGCACATGAGCGCGAGCGAGGGAGGCATTCCCGTGGCCCTGCAGGAAGCGGCCAGCTTCGGTATTCCGCTGCTGGCAGCCGATGCGGGCGGTGTGTGCGAGATCGTGGATGACCGGTGCGGGGTGCTCCTCCGGTCGGATCCTGCCCCAGAAGAGATCGGCACGGCCGTGCTCAGGTGCTGCTCGGCCCCGTATGCGATGGATGCGTTCCGCAAGGGCGTCAGGGAACGATGGGCTGTGGATTTCCGGGCGGAAGACAACTTCGCGCGCCTTTGCGACCACCTGCTGGCAGCCGAAATGAACTAG
- a CDS encoding MBOAT family protein, translated as MLFNSFDFLVFFPLVTIGYFLLPYKQRWWWLLAASCWFYMAFVPVYILILGFTIAVDYAAGILIDRSEGKRRKAWLVASIVANVGVLAFFKYFDFLNQSIAAVVRGTGLSYDVPDLGILLPIGLSFHTFQSLSYTIEVYRRHQKPERNPGVFALYVMFYPQLVAGPIERPGNLLNQLGAAGSARDRMRFEPQYDKIAHGLRQMAWGFFKKLVIADRCGVIVDHVYGNPVLHDGWTTLFATYLFALQIYCDFSGYSDIAIGAARCMGFDLMVNFRTPFMSSSISEFWSRWHISLTSWFRDYLYIPLGGNRIAVPRWYLNLFIVFLVSGLWHGAAWKYVLYGAVHGLYIIAALMAKPLWDRLISTVRARWYRWLSVFITFHLVLLTWVVFRADSVGHMGVIYSKWLGITEGGRTVADLIAVVKPGMFFITVAAAVLFFCIDPWVDRWVKREVPAPSRTFDVAFQAALVAVCVLFGHYGSTMFIYFQF; from the coding sequence ATGCTGTTCAACAGCTTCGACTTCCTCGTCTTTTTTCCGCTGGTCACCATCGGCTACTTCCTGTTGCCCTACAAGCAGCGCTGGTGGTGGCTGCTGGCCGCGAGCTGCTGGTTTTACATGGCCTTCGTGCCCGTGTACATCCTCATCCTCGGTTTCACCATCGCCGTGGACTACGCCGCAGGCATCCTCATCGACCGCAGCGAGGGGAAGAGGCGCAAGGCATGGCTCGTGGCCAGCATCGTGGCGAACGTGGGCGTGCTGGCCTTCTTCAAGTACTTCGACTTCCTCAACCAGAGCATTGCGGCGGTGGTGCGCGGCACGGGCCTGTCGTACGATGTGCCGGACCTCGGCATCCTGTTGCCCATCGGCCTGTCTTTCCACACGTTCCAGAGCCTTAGCTACACCATCGAGGTTTACAGGCGCCACCAGAAGCCCGAGCGCAACCCCGGCGTGTTCGCGCTCTACGTGATGTTCTACCCGCAGCTGGTGGCCGGGCCCATCGAGCGGCCGGGGAACCTGCTCAACCAGTTGGGTGCCGCTGGATCGGCACGTGACCGCATGCGGTTCGAACCGCAGTACGACAAGATCGCGCACGGTCTCCGGCAAATGGCCTGGGGGTTCTTCAAGAAGCTCGTCATCGCCGACCGTTGCGGGGTCATCGTGGACCATGTGTACGGCAACCCGGTACTGCACGATGGTTGGACAACACTGTTTGCCACCTATCTCTTCGCGTTGCAGATCTACTGCGATTTCAGCGGTTACAGCGACATCGCCATCGGCGCCGCGCGGTGCATGGGCTTCGACCTGATGGTGAACTTCCGCACACCTTTCATGAGCAGCAGCATCAGCGAGTTCTGGAGCCGCTGGCACATCAGCCTCACGAGTTGGTTCCGCGACTATCTCTATATCCCGCTAGGGGGCAATCGCATTGCCGTGCCGCGTTGGTATCTCAACCTCTTCATCGTTTTCCTGGTGAGCGGGTTGTGGCACGGTGCAGCATGGAAGTATGTGCTCTATGGTGCGGTGCACGGGCTGTACATCATTGCCGCGCTGATGGCGAAGCCGCTTTGGGACCGGCTCATCAGCACCGTTCGTGCGCGCTGGTACCGTTGGCTGAGCGTCTTCATCACGTTCCATCTTGTGTTGCTCACGTGGGTGGTGTTCAGGGCCGATAGCGTCGGCCACATGGGCGTTATCTACTCCAAGTGGCTGGGCATCACCGAAGGCGGGCGCACCGTGGCCGATCTGATCGCTGTCGTGAAGCCCGGCATGTTCTTCATCACCGTTGCGGCTGCGGTGCTGTTCTTCTGCATCGATCCGTGGGTGGACCGATGGGTGAAGCGCGAAGTGCCCGCACCATCGCGCACGTTCGATGTTGCCTTTCAAGCGGCGTTGGTGGCGGTGTGCGTGCTCTTCGGTCATTACGGCAGCACCATGTTCATCTATTTCCAGTTCTGA